From Cellulomonas dongxiuzhuiae, the proteins below share one genomic window:
- a CDS encoding Tc toxin subunit A-related protein, with protein sequence MSDETTGTGETEDRVLYTVTGHVLRPGGDGGPAAPVAGVRVRAFDQDLAEARPLGEAVTGAQGRYTITFAGRYSSSRPSSPGPDPVALLRPGRPAERAKDGPDLWVAVLGPDDGDLLARSPVLTDSGPHIEQDLLLEDPSADGSELDRLTRFLAPRLGGMSLQALDDDQVAAVAQDPRLAAPEVMAAARAARLTDRAMELAARHGIEVGDEAAQLFAGLYAASRVEAVPAAVDPLARDDQWWAMTWAVAVRDGRVAVPAGGQDGVLGLLGRLRRAQRLEPAPPGTAASLGDLLTTLPGGLDDTGRATVAAELDADPGDLGGLRARLLDAHGWTAGTVNSVLRAVGLGEITGGHAPLVAALGRPDPDDAAAALADLAPLGRSQWAELVAAHGVPVHLDLPGDGVGPYVDRLLHDVEQRMPSAYLRARVEDGRIPVAEPAQVARFLANAQTFRLGDQPVLGRFAAAVDGDLAGIAAEAVPTVQAELLRIERLARVSPSLEVAERLLAGGWSSALQIASVDRRRFIEEVGDGIPGGAEVASAVHERAAAASATASALLLSQAPGLDRTPLLPVLPMQTDVAPVPDADPAAATLRSALAAGGQTATLELLFGSPDTCGCAGCASMYSPAAYLAELLQMLDGGQHNTAGASPLDVLLARRPDLAELELSCSNTETVLPLVDIVLELLESSLAGDSFWNTLARGTRTADGTIDDWGFDADLDAGNLPQQLRDDLADLGIDVGASADVTTMPVETGRRWRVAGNGWRLHLRGGANPARLRLTLYPQSIPAAAGDAIPRQYVQWAYEPLRYARFPWALPFDLAEAERDAWLERLRVSSRQVTDAYAGSDRCIRVDAACAVLGIGQGERRLLLEAPSDPWIDWGLDVESTIDENGYQRLWLDELRRVRTLRDRTGLDHRELLDLLDSRFVQASPGLAAPMVLTGDECDTTRMFVGDGFPGGRLTASVARRILLFVRLARRLDWTFRELDCAIRGLGRVTEPDLPVPPGNLSFEHFTEAFVVQLAGVQRLREATSLPVETVLNLFRDELDTQRYWDHTVSPPRLAPSFYERLLNEPAVTRPRAPGLELNATRDGLKAVPPGTGLPLLRLSDYADELAASLSCRRSDVVAVLPPTTTSVPQVLLGAASGPATVDGAWVELPGSGARVDWVVGRPTDATTQVRVTVQQQLPSGAAADVSTTMVARGSQDWRRVRVVLTGGERRVRVRAERVAGAGSVWFTAQVTTGSGLVEDVLDLGALSALSAHLLLARGLRIPVTDYVTLVTMSGIGPLGRPARALELLDAHRRTRQAGLTVAELDVLLRHRYRSAEEEEQADRELSALLGTIRESLRVEEASLTGTTETAVSLTGQLLLELGWPERLVDLVLSAEVLDRTFPAMHAVRLPTLPGQLLGVLPAGLRYSGATGQLEVSAPPRQAAVRMAAAAATLRASAEYAAATAEQRTALDVALDDLTARTAATSQEVAAALAPLARMAGSILPPVHTAGLRADTLPGAAMPTIPPQWRGSFWWDPVTQSLCWIGPMSAGWRDELAELGGTPAGSAYRAAVVALFQAADAYQPTATNLLVAAPGASPVPGVPTPERLLGELPAAADRCLALLTRVVPAVRERRAEAVVRGVLGEAFGVDEDQAAVLLERFRHTEDAVTRPLVARDAEQSWLLARDFLGADPAVSVGQAAFPAQLHALGRLAKLAMVAARTELTAPATAWLFGGWWPAAGLFDLTALPQRPVDGPAPAWSTWTALTTVLTDGERAPDRTELEAIRTALSAVSNPATRAATLAAVLGISDDDVVRLTSDLTVDLGTGGWTPPGMLHPELVSRLLTCAELLRRTGADAGTLDAWRRPATTVGATRARQLARAALSEQGWAAASPPVLDGLRLRRRDALVAFWLRDGRRDAEDLYGDLLVDPLTSACAMTSRVRHAIGSVQLFVHRIVLGLEPEVRTDAVDRGRWDVLRSYRVWEANRKILLYPENWIEPELRTDQTPPFRALAGTLTQADLDERTAAEALRLYIEGLADVAGMRVAGLCHEYADDGSLRTTYVFGRTSFEPKTYWYRRFTRPASVRHDDPSGSWTAWEPLGVDVEGEHLVPFMWRGRLFVAWAQLRQEARPPAQAPVAGTVEQPRKLWTMKLAWSERRNGRWTARRVHSGHPALANVLLSVDTWPEDTIFLRPVVQEQGVAISVYLNPTLYSNAAADTLSQRSLDSVPVFTFFFDGDDARPAAGYYRYRQSRLGQPPEDNIGYSAVEPAENPIAVDLTTSITPHRAMTVPRPAGQFSVPSGTGMSSVLKTAPRRLAVVMPADEPVLQLQAPSTLLPGLGGRTVPFVLADRARQLFVYPVNRLTMRSFPPPVPGSPPLISLVDEPGVHITALDMPQLGRFRQILERRGVDAALATATQYEPEAPAGVRGTFGQYGADAAVVLTQPLDDVVFAPTEPAGPYSWELFFHVALAAGTALSRNQRFADARSWFHRIFDPTDTGPGPVPGRYWRFRPFREIDAGPPMPELLRRLADKDDHSPEKMALLATIAEWRERPFEPHVVARLRPRAYMYAVVMKYLDNLIAWGDQLFRRETMEALDEATQLYVLAAQILGRRPETIPPRTRPLAKSYGDLRPELVGDAGTLGNPLVVGENILGSGGTTSPATGALPRTLYFCVPGNPKLLGYHATVADRLNKLRNCMTIDGVVRQLPLFEPPIDPGLLVRARASGVDLGSVLADANAPLPLYRFATMSRTAAELCGHVRELGSQMLSAIEKRDGEVMSRLRDGHERTLLASVRQVRQLQVDEALASLQSYQPVLTSAQERLAYYAGLVTQVGEVSIPGGPAGPTIESIAGAAIETVTNTLGFTQSLISQIDPFSSAATELVKQALTRATELIQGGVPEAGEATAKVPINDAEKRQLTELRQARDSQARAADMKAAARFLAMIPDITLGSSGATGSPVVTAQLGGTLLAKAAELFAAQADGAAAEHSYRASVAAILAGHQRRAADWVEQAKAAANDITQATHQIAAAGTRVAIASAELRNHDLQAEQADEVDELMRSRFSNQELYAWMMQQVGDAHFRSYQLAYDVAKRAEQAYRHELGVDSTSFIRFGYWDSVRRGLSAGDHLLHDLKRMEVSYLNEDRRELEVVKHVSLRQLDGAALLRLRATGTCEFDVPESLLDLDFPGHYFRRLRDVAVSVPSVAGPYTGVNGTLTLLSSVVRNRPVASGDYDAPENLAISRVPIQSVVTHSGQEDNGRFDGTRPDDRYGPFEGAGALSRWRFTMPDEFRAFDYSTISDLVLHLRFTARDGGETLATKARRSLAERLGAQVRARSTEVGLVQLLPLELDFPREWRRFRDDHEPLLLTVTEQHFPYMFRGRVAPHAAALVWDGESPGISVDPLQGNDDALPTYTLSYDAKSPLLTTSDPHLLVAYSV encoded by the coding sequence ATGAGCGACGAGACGACGGGGACCGGCGAGACCGAAGATCGTGTGCTCTACACGGTCACGGGACACGTGCTGCGGCCGGGCGGGGACGGCGGGCCGGCAGCCCCTGTCGCGGGCGTCCGGGTGCGCGCTTTCGACCAGGACCTCGCCGAGGCGCGACCGCTCGGTGAGGCCGTCACGGGCGCCCAGGGCCGGTACACGATCACGTTCGCCGGGCGGTACAGCTCGTCGCGACCCTCTTCGCCGGGACCCGACCCGGTGGCGCTTCTGCGGCCCGGCCGGCCGGCGGAGCGCGCCAAGGACGGCCCGGACCTGTGGGTCGCCGTCTTGGGCCCCGACGACGGCGACTTGCTGGCCCGCTCACCCGTGCTGACCGACTCGGGGCCACACATCGAGCAGGACCTCCTCCTGGAGGACCCCTCCGCAGACGGCTCGGAGCTGGACCGGCTGACCCGGTTCCTCGCGCCACGCCTCGGGGGGATGTCGCTGCAGGCGCTGGACGACGATCAGGTCGCCGCAGTGGCTCAGGACCCGCGTCTGGCTGCGCCGGAGGTCATGGCCGCGGCAAGGGCCGCCCGGCTGACCGACCGTGCAATGGAGCTGGCGGCCCGGCACGGCATCGAGGTCGGCGATGAGGCGGCGCAGCTCTTCGCCGGCCTGTACGCGGCGAGCCGGGTCGAGGCGGTGCCGGCCGCGGTCGACCCGCTCGCGCGGGACGACCAGTGGTGGGCAATGACGTGGGCTGTGGCGGTCCGAGACGGGCGGGTCGCCGTTCCCGCCGGCGGACAGGACGGCGTGCTGGGCCTGCTCGGTCGGCTGCGCCGCGCCCAGCGCCTCGAGCCCGCGCCACCGGGTACGGCGGCGAGCCTCGGAGACCTCCTCACCACGCTTCCCGGCGGGCTCGACGACACCGGTCGGGCGACCGTCGCCGCCGAGCTGGACGCCGACCCGGGAGACCTGGGCGGGCTGCGAGCAAGACTGCTCGACGCCCACGGCTGGACGGCTGGCACCGTGAACTCCGTGCTGCGGGCCGTGGGTCTGGGCGAGATCACCGGCGGTCACGCCCCTCTCGTCGCAGCGCTCGGGCGGCCGGACCCCGACGACGCCGCCGCGGCTTTGGCGGACCTGGCACCTCTGGGCAGGTCGCAGTGGGCCGAGCTGGTGGCGGCCCACGGCGTCCCGGTCCACCTGGACCTGCCGGGCGACGGAGTGGGTCCCTACGTGGACCGGCTGCTGCACGACGTCGAGCAGCGGATGCCGTCGGCGTACCTGCGGGCCCGGGTGGAGGACGGCCGGATCCCCGTGGCGGAGCCCGCCCAGGTGGCGCGATTCCTGGCTAACGCGCAGACGTTCCGCCTCGGCGACCAGCCAGTCCTCGGGCGGTTCGCGGCCGCCGTGGACGGCGACCTTGCCGGCATCGCGGCCGAGGCCGTTCCCACGGTCCAGGCCGAGCTCCTGCGGATCGAACGGCTTGCCCGGGTCAGCCCGTCGCTCGAGGTCGCCGAGCGGCTGCTGGCCGGCGGATGGAGCTCCGCGCTGCAGATCGCCTCGGTCGACCGCCGTCGGTTCATTGAGGAGGTCGGCGACGGCATCCCCGGCGGCGCGGAGGTTGCCTCCGCCGTGCACGAGCGCGCGGCCGCGGCCAGCGCCACGGCGTCGGCCCTGTTGCTGTCACAGGCACCGGGGCTGGACCGGACGCCGCTCCTGCCGGTGCTTCCGATGCAGACCGACGTGGCGCCCGTACCGGATGCGGACCCGGCGGCCGCCACCCTTCGCTCCGCACTGGCGGCCGGCGGCCAGACCGCCACGCTGGAGCTGCTCTTCGGCTCGCCGGACACCTGCGGGTGCGCAGGATGCGCGTCGATGTACAGCCCCGCCGCGTATCTCGCCGAGCTGCTGCAGATGCTCGACGGCGGCCAGCACAACACGGCCGGCGCGAGCCCGCTGGACGTCTTGCTGGCCCGTCGCCCGGACCTCGCCGAGCTCGAGCTCTCGTGCTCCAACACCGAGACGGTCCTGCCGCTCGTCGACATCGTGCTCGAGCTGCTCGAGTCGTCACTCGCGGGCGACTCCTTCTGGAACACCCTCGCCCGCGGCACGCGGACGGCCGACGGCACCATCGACGACTGGGGGTTCGACGCGGACCTGGACGCCGGGAACCTCCCGCAACAGCTGCGCGACGACCTGGCGGATCTCGGGATTGACGTGGGCGCCTCGGCGGACGTCACGACGATGCCCGTCGAGACCGGCAGGCGCTGGCGCGTTGCCGGCAACGGCTGGCGCCTTCACCTTCGCGGTGGTGCCAACCCTGCCCGGCTTCGGCTGACCTTGTACCCACAGTCGATCCCCGCGGCCGCCGGCGACGCAATCCCGCGGCAGTACGTCCAGTGGGCCTACGAGCCCCTGCGGTACGCCCGTTTCCCGTGGGCCCTGCCGTTCGACCTCGCCGAGGCCGAACGCGACGCCTGGCTCGAGCGCCTGCGGGTCAGCAGTCGGCAGGTGACCGACGCCTACGCCGGCAGCGACCGGTGCATCCGCGTGGACGCCGCATGTGCGGTGCTCGGCATCGGCCAGGGCGAGCGCCGGCTGCTCCTGGAGGCCCCGTCGGACCCCTGGATCGACTGGGGGTTGGATGTCGAGTCCACCATCGACGAAAACGGATACCAGCGCCTGTGGCTGGACGAGCTGCGGCGGGTCCGCACGCTGCGGGATCGCACCGGCCTTGATCACCGCGAGCTGCTCGACCTGCTCGACAGCCGGTTCGTGCAGGCGTCGCCCGGCCTCGCCGCACCCATGGTCCTGACCGGCGACGAGTGCGACACCACGCGGATGTTTGTAGGCGACGGGTTTCCCGGCGGTCGGCTGACGGCGTCCGTCGCACGTCGCATCCTGCTCTTCGTGCGGCTCGCCCGCCGGCTCGACTGGACGTTTCGCGAGCTCGACTGCGCGATCCGTGGCCTGGGTCGGGTCACGGAGCCGGACCTGCCTGTGCCGCCAGGGAACCTCTCGTTCGAGCACTTCACCGAGGCCTTCGTGGTGCAGCTCGCGGGCGTGCAGCGTCTACGGGAGGCCACGTCGCTGCCGGTCGAGACCGTGCTGAACCTGTTCCGCGACGAACTGGACACCCAGCGATACTGGGACCACACGGTGTCGCCGCCGCGGCTCGCCCCCTCCTTCTACGAACGATTGCTCAACGAGCCGGCCGTGACGCGACCCCGGGCGCCCGGGCTCGAGCTCAACGCGACCCGGGACGGGCTCAAGGCGGTGCCACCGGGCACCGGTCTGCCGCTGCTGCGCCTGAGCGACTACGCCGACGAACTGGCGGCGTCCCTGTCGTGCCGACGCTCCGACGTCGTCGCGGTGCTGCCGCCCACAACGACGTCCGTCCCGCAGGTGTTGCTGGGTGCAGCCAGCGGACCGGCGACTGTCGACGGGGCCTGGGTCGAGCTGCCCGGGTCGGGCGCGCGGGTCGACTGGGTGGTCGGTCGGCCGACGGACGCCACCACGCAGGTACGCGTGACGGTCCAGCAGCAGCTCCCCAGCGGCGCTGCGGCCGACGTCAGCACGACCATGGTGGCCCGCGGAAGCCAGGACTGGCGCCGGGTACGCGTCGTCCTGACCGGCGGCGAGCGGCGGGTGCGCGTCCGGGCCGAACGCGTCGCCGGAGCCGGCTCGGTGTGGTTCACCGCCCAGGTGACCACGGGTAGCGGCCTGGTCGAGGACGTGCTCGACCTCGGAGCCCTCAGCGCCCTGAGCGCCCACCTGTTGCTCGCTCGCGGACTGCGGATCCCGGTAACGGACTACGTGACCCTCGTGACGATGAGCGGCATCGGACCGCTGGGTAGGCCGGCGCGGGCGCTGGAGCTGCTGGACGCCCACCGCCGGACCCGGCAGGCCGGGCTGACGGTCGCGGAGCTCGACGTGTTGCTCCGGCACCGGTACCGGTCCGCCGAGGAGGAGGAGCAGGCCGACCGGGAGCTGTCCGCGCTGCTCGGCACGATCCGGGAGAGCCTGCGCGTCGAGGAGGCGTCGCTGACGGGCACCACCGAGACCGCCGTATCGCTGACGGGGCAGCTGCTGCTGGAGCTTGGATGGCCGGAACGGCTGGTAGACCTGGTGCTGAGCGCCGAGGTCCTGGATCGGACCTTCCCGGCGATGCACGCCGTCCGCCTCCCCACCCTGCCAGGGCAGCTTCTCGGGGTGCTGCCCGCCGGGCTGCGCTACTCGGGTGCTACCGGCCAGTTGGAGGTCTCCGCACCACCGCGACAGGCGGCCGTGCGCATGGCGGCCGCCGCGGCGACGCTACGGGCGTCCGCGGAGTACGCGGCCGCGACCGCGGAGCAGCGGACCGCGCTCGACGTGGCACTCGACGACCTCACCGCACGGACCGCCGCGACCTCGCAGGAGGTCGCCGCGGCGCTGGCGCCGCTCGCCCGCATGGCCGGAAGCATCCTCCCCCCCGTGCACACGGCCGGGCTGCGCGCGGACACTCTGCCGGGTGCCGCCATGCCCACGATCCCACCGCAGTGGCGCGGCAGCTTCTGGTGGGACCCGGTGACCCAGAGCTTGTGCTGGATCGGGCCGATGTCCGCGGGATGGCGCGACGAGCTCGCGGAGCTGGGCGGCACCCCCGCCGGCAGCGCGTACCGGGCGGCCGTGGTCGCGCTGTTCCAAGCCGCCGACGCCTACCAGCCGACGGCCACGAACTTGCTCGTCGCGGCGCCCGGTGCGTCCCCGGTGCCCGGGGTACCGACGCCGGAACGGCTGCTCGGCGAGCTGCCCGCCGCAGCCGACCGGTGCCTGGCGCTGCTCACCCGGGTGGTCCCGGCCGTCCGGGAGCGACGGGCCGAGGCGGTCGTCCGCGGCGTGCTCGGCGAGGCGTTCGGCGTCGACGAGGACCAGGCCGCGGTCCTCCTGGAACGGTTCCGGCACACCGAGGACGCCGTCACCCGCCCTCTGGTCGCGCGCGACGCGGAGCAGAGCTGGCTTCTCGCCCGGGACTTCCTCGGCGCCGATCCGGCCGTGTCGGTGGGCCAGGCGGCTTTCCCCGCCCAGCTTCACGCCCTGGGCCGGCTGGCAAAGCTCGCGATGGTCGCGGCACGGACAGAGCTGACGGCCCCTGCCACGGCGTGGCTGTTCGGCGGCTGGTGGCCGGCCGCCGGGTTGTTCGACCTCACGGCGCTGCCGCAGCGGCCCGTCGACGGTCCGGCGCCGGCGTGGTCCACCTGGACAGCCCTGACGACCGTGCTCACCGATGGGGAGCGTGCGCCGGACCGGACCGAGCTCGAGGCGATCCGCACGGCACTGTCCGCGGTCTCGAACCCGGCCACTCGGGCCGCCACGCTGGCCGCCGTCTTGGGCATCTCCGACGACGATGTCGTGCGGCTGACCAGCGACCTGACAGTGGACCTTGGCACCGGCGGGTGGACTCCTCCGGGAATGCTCCACCCCGAGCTGGTGTCCCGGCTGCTCACCTGCGCCGAGCTGCTCCGACGCACGGGCGCCGACGCCGGCACACTGGACGCCTGGCGGCGCCCCGCCACAACGGTCGGCGCGACCCGGGCCCGTCAACTTGCCCGAGCGGCGCTGAGCGAGCAGGGCTGGGCGGCGGCATCTCCGCCGGTGCTCGATGGTCTCCGCCTGCGTCGACGGGACGCCCTGGTGGCCTTCTGGCTGCGGGACGGGCGCCGCGACGCCGAGGACCTGTACGGGGACCTGCTGGTGGACCCGCTGACCAGTGCCTGCGCGATGACGTCCCGGGTCCGACACGCCATCGGCAGCGTCCAGCTGTTCGTGCACCGGATCGTGCTCGGCCTGGAGCCGGAGGTGCGGACGGACGCTGTCGACCGGGGACGCTGGGACGTCCTGCGCAGCTACCGCGTCTGGGAGGCCAACCGCAAGATCCTGCTGTACCCGGAGAACTGGATCGAGCCCGAGCTGCGCACCGACCAGACACCGCCGTTCCGCGCCCTCGCGGGCACCCTGACCCAGGCCGATCTCGACGAGCGAACCGCAGCCGAGGCGCTGCGGCTGTACATCGAGGGACTCGCCGACGTCGCCGGGATGCGAGTCGCCGGACTGTGCCACGAGTACGCCGACGACGGCTCACTGCGGACCACTTATGTCTTCGGACGCACCAGCTTCGAGCCGAAGACCTATTGGTACCGGCGCTTCACCCGGCCGGCGTCCGTGCGCCATGACGACCCCTCGGGGAGTTGGACGGCCTGGGAGCCGCTCGGCGTCGACGTCGAGGGTGAGCACTTGGTCCCGTTCATGTGGCGCGGGCGACTGTTCGTGGCGTGGGCGCAGCTCCGCCAGGAGGCGAGGCCGCCGGCCCAGGCGCCGGTGGCGGGTACGGTGGAGCAGCCGCGCAAGTTGTGGACCATGAAGCTCGCCTGGAGCGAGCGCCGCAACGGCCGGTGGACCGCGCGACGCGTCCACTCCGGACACCCCGCCCTGGCCAACGTCCTCCTGAGCGTCGACACCTGGCCGGAGGACACCATCTTCCTACGTCCGGTCGTCCAGGAGCAGGGCGTCGCGATCAGCGTCTACCTCAACCCGACCCTCTACTCCAACGCCGCCGCCGACACCCTGAGTCAGAGATCGCTGGACAGCGTGCCTGTCTTCACGTTCTTCTTCGACGGCGACGACGCGCGTCCCGCGGCCGGCTACTACCGGTACAGGCAGTCGCGGCTCGGGCAGCCTCCCGAGGACAACATCGGCTATTCCGCGGTGGAACCGGCGGAGAACCCCATCGCAGTCGACCTCACGACGTCGATCACCCCCCACCGGGCGATGACCGTTCCGCGACCGGCGGGCCAATTCTCCGTGCCGTCCGGCACTGGGATGTCGTCAGTCCTGAAGACCGCCCCCCGCCGTCTCGCGGTCGTCATGCCCGCCGACGAACCGGTGCTGCAACTGCAGGCCCCGTCCACGCTGCTGCCCGGTCTGGGCGGCCGCACGGTGCCGTTCGTGCTCGCCGACAGGGCACGGCAGCTGTTCGTCTACCCCGTGAACCGCCTGACCATGCGCTCGTTTCCCCCGCCGGTACCGGGATCCCCTCCGCTCATTTCGCTCGTGGACGAGCCGGGAGTGCACATCACCGCCCTCGACATGCCGCAGCTCGGGCGGTTTCGCCAGATCCTCGAGCGCCGGGGTGTCGACGCCGCCCTGGCCACCGCGACGCAGTACGAGCCGGAGGCGCCGGCCGGCGTGCGCGGGACCTTCGGGCAGTACGGGGCGGACGCCGCCGTCGTCCTCACCCAGCCGCTTGACGACGTCGTCTTCGCGCCGACTGAGCCGGCGGGGCCGTACAGCTGGGAGCTGTTCTTCCACGTCGCACTCGCCGCGGGGACGGCGCTCAGCCGCAACCAGCGGTTCGCGGACGCCCGCAGTTGGTTTCACCGCATCTTCGACCCCACCGACACCGGACCCGGTCCCGTCCCCGGTCGCTACTGGCGCTTCCGGCCCTTCCGGGAGATCGACGCGGGGCCGCCGATGCCGGAGCTGCTCCGGCGGCTCGCCGACAAGGACGACCACTCGCCGGAGAAGATGGCGCTGCTGGCGACGATCGCCGAGTGGCGGGAGCGACCGTTCGAGCCCCACGTCGTGGCCCGGCTCAGGCCGCGGGCCTACATGTACGCGGTGGTGATGAAGTACCTGGACAACCTGATCGCATGGGGGGACCAACTGTTCCGCCGAGAGACCATGGAGGCGCTCGACGAGGCCACACAGCTGTATGTGCTCGCTGCGCAGATCTTGGGCCGCCGACCTGAGACGATCCCGCCACGGACGCGGCCACTGGCCAAGTCCTATGGGGACCTGCGTCCGGAGCTGGTCGGGGACGCGGGAACACTGGGCAACCCGCTCGTCGTAGGGGAGAACATCCTCGGCTCCGGCGGCACGACGTCGCCCGCGACCGGTGCGCTGCCTCGGACGCTGTACTTCTGCGTCCCCGGTAACCCCAAACTGCTCGGCTACCACGCCACGGTCGCCGACCGGCTGAACAAGCTGCGCAACTGCATGACCATCGACGGCGTGGTCCGGCAGCTGCCGCTGTTCGAGCCGCCGATCGACCCCGGTCTCCTGGTGCGCGCTAGAGCCTCCGGCGTCGACCTCGGCTCCGTGCTCGCCGACGCCAATGCGCCACTCCCCCTGTACCGCTTCGCCACCATGAGCCGCACCGCGGCCGAGCTCTGCGGCCATGTGCGCGAGCTCGGCAGCCAGATGCTGTCGGCGATCGAGAAGCGCGACGGCGAGGTCATGAGCCGGCTGCGGGACGGGCACGAGCGGACGCTTCTGGCCAGCGTTCGGCAGGTGCGTCAGCTGCAGGTCGACGAGGCGCTCGCGAGCCTGCAGTCCTACCAGCCGGTGCTCACGAGCGCGCAGGAGCGGCTGGCCTACTACGCGGGTCTGGTGACCCAGGTGGGCGAGGTGTCCATCCCCGGCGGGCCAGCCGGGCCCACCATCGAGTCGATCGCCGGTGCAGCCATCGAGACCGTCACCAACACGCTCGGCTTCACGCAGTCGCTGATCTCCCAGATCGACCCGTTCTCCAGCGCCGCCACCGAACTGGTCAAGCAGGCGCTCACGCGCGCCACCGAGCTGATCCAGGGCGGCGTGCCGGAGGCCGGGGAGGCGACGGCCAAGGTCCCGATCAACGACGCCGAGAAGCGGCAGCTGACCGAGCTCCGCCAGGCCCGAGACAGCCAGGCCCGCGCCGCCGACATGAAGGCTGCCGCCCGGTTCCTGGCGATGATCCCGGACATCACTTTGGGCAGCTCGGGCGCCACGGGCTCCCCCGTGGTGACCGCGCAGCTCGGCGGCACCCTGCTCGCCAAGGCGGCCGAGCTGTTCGCCGCGCAGGCTGACGGCGCGGCGGCCGAGCACAGCTACCGGGCATCGGTCGCAGCGATCCTGGCTGGGCACCAGCGGCGCGCGGCCGACTGGGTCGAGCAGGCCAAGGCCGCAGCGAACGACATCACGCAGGCCACCCACCAGATCGCCGCCGCCGGGACCCGGGTCGCCATCGCCTCCGCGGAGCTGCGCAACCATGACCTCCAGGCCGAGCAGGCTGACGAGGTCGACGAGCTCATGCGCAGCCGATTCAGCAACCAGGAGCTCTACGCCTGGATGATGCAGCAGGTGGGCGACGCGCACTTCCGCAGTTACCAGCTTGCCTACGACGTCGCCAAGCGCGCGGAGCAGGCCTACCGGCACGAGCTGGGGGTCGACAGCACGAGCTTCATCCGGTTCGGGTACTGGGACAGCGTCCGGCGCGGGTTGAGCGCCGGCGACCACCTGCTGCATGACCTCAAGCGAATGGAGGTCTCGTACCTGAACGAGGATCGCCGTGAGCTGGAGGTCGTCAAGCACGTGTCGCTCCGACAGCTCGACGGCGCAGCGCTGCTCCGCCTGCGTGCGACGGGGACGTGCGAGTTCGACGTCCCGGAGTCGCTGCTGGACCTCGACTTCCCCGGCCATTACTTCCGACGGCTCCGGGACGTCGCGGTCTCGGTCCCAAGCGTCGCCGGGCCGTACACCGGGGTCAACGGCACACTCACGCTGCTCTCCAGCGTCGTGCGGAACCGGCCCGTAGCGTCCGGCGACTACGACGCTCCGGAGAATCTCGCCATCAGTCGGGTGCC